The proteins below come from a single Halostagnicola larsenii XH-48 genomic window:
- a CDS encoding glycosyltransferase family 2 protein: MKSTEQEITRPTVSVIIPSYNRFRRTQRSVDSVAQQSYPNIELIVVDDGSDRELEEVLSIPDDVFTQYYIIRHEANRGANAARNTGVRSASGKYISFLDSDDEFHDGYLETVVNTFESTSPDCAGVYTSYVMVYDQGDDSISEVIEGKTVIDDIIVRNKIGSFSSVTIRRDILIRLGLLDESLPSKQDYDIYLRILKEGYFLYGVSDPLVNHHIHENRISSDISAKKAGKSKLYEKHSDILDKRWLSNSLLTEGFQMAKQGDIHNARRKFCRAIRNNPKNIRGYPLLFLSLFGSQAFQNAIKLVHRWQ, translated from the coding sequence ATGAAATCAACAGAGCAAGAAATTACAAGGCCTACTGTTTCGGTTATCATTCCGTCATACAACCGCTTTCGGCGAACGCAGCGTTCAGTGGATTCGGTTGCACAACAATCGTATCCAAATATTGAATTAATAGTAGTAGATGATGGATCTGACCGCGAACTCGAGGAGGTATTATCTATCCCCGATGATGTCTTTACGCAGTATTATATAATTCGACATGAAGCGAACCGTGGGGCAAATGCGGCCAGAAACACAGGTGTGAGGTCAGCAAGTGGGAAATATATCTCATTTTTGGATTCAGATGATGAATTCCATGATGGGTATCTCGAAACGGTCGTAAATACTTTCGAAAGCACTTCCCCAGATTGCGCCGGTGTTTATACCTCATACGTCATGGTCTATGACCAAGGTGATGATTCTATAAGTGAGGTGATAGAAGGAAAGACAGTCATAGATGACATAATAGTCAGAAATAAAATTGGCTCGTTTTCCTCTGTGACAATAAGGCGAGATATCCTTATTAGACTTGGTCTATTGGATGAATCGCTGCCATCAAAACAAGACTACGACATTTATTTGCGGATTCTTAAAGAAGGATACTTTCTCTATGGCGTATCAGACCCACTTGTTAATCATCATATCCATGAAAACAGGATATCCTCCGATATTAGCGCAAAAAAGGCTGGTAAATCTAAATTGTATGAAAAGCATTCAGATATCCTTGACAAGCGATGGTTATCTAATTCCTTACTCACTGAAGGATTTCAAATGGCTAAACAAGGAGATATCCATAACGCCCGACGGAAATTTTGCCGAGCCATCAGGAACAACCCTAAGAATATCAGAGGATATCCTCTTTTATTCCTATCATTATTTGGATCCCAAGCGTTCCAGAATGCTATTAAGCTTGTTCATAGATGGCAGTAA